Proteins from a single region of Segatella copri:
- a CDS encoding Bax inhibitor-1/YccA family protein — protein MTEKEMYNLINSQNNQQSNGFAVNEKERGISGVFSALMRKVYTWMTLALLITGVTAYGVASSPTLLMTLMTSRGLLFGLIIAELALVFIITGALQRLSLTTATLLFIVYSVLNGAMLSSVFVVYTMTSIAKVFFITAGTFGAMAFYGYTTKKDLTSLGKILFMALIGLIIATIVNMFLKSSGFEYILSYAGVAIFVGLTAWDSQKIKQMLQTQYDMSEGAQKLALIGALTLYLDFINLFLYLLRIFGGSNKE, from the coding sequence ATGACAGAAAAGGAAATGTACAATCTGATAAATAGTCAGAACAACCAGCAGAGCAATGGCTTTGCTGTTAATGAGAAAGAGCGAGGTATAAGCGGTGTTTTCTCTGCTTTGATGCGCAAAGTGTATACATGGATGACCTTAGCTCTCCTGATTACGGGCGTTACAGCCTATGGTGTGGCTAGCAGTCCTACCCTGCTGATGACCTTGATGACAAGCCGCGGCTTGCTCTTTGGCCTGATTATCGCAGAACTCGCCCTGGTATTCATCATTACTGGTGCCCTACAGAGACTCTCCCTGACTACGGCCACCCTACTCTTCATCGTCTACTCGGTTTTGAATGGTGCCATGCTTTCATCCGTATTCGTAGTTTATACGATGACCAGTATTGCCAAGGTATTTTTTATTACAGCCGGCACATTCGGAGCGATGGCTTTCTATGGTTACACTACCAAGAAGGATTTGACCTCTTTAGGAAAAATACTCTTCATGGCGCTGATAGGTCTGATTATCGCTACCATAGTAAACATGTTCTTGAAGAGTTCGGGATTTGAGTACATTTTGAGTTACGCCGGTGTAGCCATCTTCGTTGGCTTGACCGCTTGGGACAGTCAGAAGATCAAGCAGATGCTCCAGACACAATACGACATGAGCGAAGGCGCACAGAAACTGGCACTCATCGGAGCCTTGACCCTGTATCTCGATTTTATCAACCTCTTCCTCTACTTGCTCCGCATCTTCGGAGGCAGCAACAAGGAATAA